From a single Micromonospora sp. WMMD1102 genomic region:
- a CDS encoding bifunctional RNase H/acid phosphatase, which translates to MSGRKVVMEADGGARGNPGPAGYGAVVRDAASGEVLAERSESIGTATNNVAEYRGLIAGLEAAGAVGASAVEVRMDSKLVVEQMAGRWQIKNPGLRPLAAQAAGLVRKFDSVTYTWIPRERNRHADALANAAMDLAAGRVPAAARDSAAEPSAALPAGASGRAEAHEVAAQGSTAKSSWEPRPAETATRLLLLRHGETEYTAQGRYSGRGDVPLSDRGLRQAGATARRVAGLVDEVAAVVSSPLSRCTSMAGIISGGLGGVPVVVEPDLVECDFGEWEGRTFAEVRERWPAELDAWLGSPAVAPPGGESFVEVGTRVSRAMAKLLAGYPGETVVVVSHVSPVKIALRDALAATDAFLHRLYLDPAGISRLDIWPDGGMAVRSVNDTAHL; encoded by the coding sequence GTGTCGGGTCGTAAGGTCGTGATGGAGGCGGACGGCGGCGCCCGGGGCAATCCCGGCCCGGCCGGTTACGGCGCGGTGGTCCGGGACGCGGCAAGCGGCGAGGTGCTGGCCGAGCGTTCCGAGTCGATCGGGACCGCCACCAACAACGTCGCCGAATACCGTGGCCTGATCGCCGGGCTGGAGGCGGCCGGTGCCGTCGGGGCGTCCGCGGTCGAGGTGCGGATGGACTCCAAGCTGGTGGTCGAGCAGATGGCCGGCCGCTGGCAGATCAAGAACCCGGGGCTGCGTCCGCTCGCCGCCCAGGCGGCCGGGCTGGTCCGGAAGTTCGACTCGGTGACGTACACCTGGATTCCCCGGGAGCGCAACCGGCACGCGGACGCGCTGGCGAACGCGGCGATGGACCTGGCCGCCGGCCGGGTGCCGGCGGCTGCCCGGGACAGCGCCGCCGAGCCGTCGGCCGCGCTGCCGGCGGGTGCCAGCGGCCGGGCCGAGGCGCACGAGGTCGCCGCGCAGGGTTCGACGGCGAAGAGTTCCTGGGAGCCGCGCCCGGCGGAGACCGCGACCCGGTTGCTGCTGCTGCGGCACGGCGAGACGGAGTACACCGCGCAGGGCCGCTACTCGGGCCGGGGTGACGTGCCGCTCTCCGACCGGGGCCTCCGCCAGGCGGGTGCGACGGCCCGCCGGGTGGCCGGGCTGGTCGACGAGGTCGCGGCCGTGGTCAGTTCGCCGTTGTCCCGGTGTACGTCGATGGCCGGCATCATCTCCGGTGGCCTCGGCGGCGTACCTGTGGTGGTCGAGCCGGACCTGGTCGAGTGCGACTTCGGCGAGTGGGAGGGCCGCACCTTCGCCGAGGTACGCGAGCGCTGGCCCGCCGAGTTGGACGCCTGGCTCGGCTCGCCGGCCGTGGCCCCGCCCGGCGGTGAGTCCTTCGTCGAGGTCGGCACCCGGGTCAGCCGGGCGATGGCGAAGTTGCTGGCCGGCTATCCGGGCGAGACCGTCGTGGTGGTCTCGCACGTCTCACCGGTGAAGATCGCGCTGCGCGACGCGCTCGCGGCCACCGACGCCTTCCTGCACCGGCTCTATCTCGACCCGGCCGGCATCTCGCGGCTGGACATCTGGCCGGACGGCGGGATGGCGGTACGCAGCGTCAATGACACCGCCCACCTGTAG
- a CDS encoding C4-type zinc ribbon domain-containing protein, whose amino-acid sequence MKADPKDQRRLLDLQAIDTGLAQLAHRRRTLPEHAELESLARELSALEDERVRAQVAVDDLDRDIARLERDVDQVRVRKDRDQARLTVGSGPARELEALQHELASLNRRQTELEDAELELMEQRETAQGVLDGIEQRLAAARERRAETERRRDETLAEIGKEQEFKAGSRQPLAADLPADLVTLYDKIRESSGGLGAALVAGGRCGGCRLELYGADRARIKAAAPDEVVRCEECRRIMVRTAESGL is encoded by the coding sequence ATGAAGGCCGACCCGAAAGACCAGCGTCGCCTGCTCGACCTCCAGGCGATCGACACCGGGCTCGCCCAGCTGGCGCACCGGCGCCGTACCCTGCCGGAGCACGCCGAGCTGGAGAGCCTGGCCCGGGAGCTGTCGGCGCTGGAGGACGAGCGGGTCCGGGCCCAGGTGGCGGTGGACGACCTGGACCGGGACATCGCCCGGCTGGAGCGGGACGTCGACCAGGTCCGGGTGCGCAAGGACCGGGACCAGGCCCGGCTGACCGTCGGTTCGGGGCCGGCCCGCGAGTTGGAGGCGTTGCAGCACGAGCTGGCCTCGCTCAACCGCCGGCAGACCGAGCTGGAGGACGCCGAGCTGGAGCTGATGGAGCAGCGGGAGACCGCGCAGGGCGTACTCGACGGGATCGAGCAGCGACTGGCGGCGGCCCGGGAGCGGCGCGCGGAGACCGAGCGGCGGCGGGACGAGACCCTTGCCGAGATCGGCAAGGAGCAGGAGTTCAAGGCCGGCTCCCGGCAGCCGCTCGCGGCCGACCTGCCGGCCGACCTGGTGACGCTCTACGACAAGATCAGGGAGTCGTCCGGCGGGCTCGGCGCGGCGCTGGTCGCCGGAGGGCGCTGCGGCGGCTGCCGGTTGGAGCTGTACGGTGCGGACCGGGCGCGGATCAAGGCCGCCGCCCCGGACGAGGTGGTGCGCTGCGAGGAGTGCCGCCGCATCATGGTGCGTACCGCCGAGTCCGGGCTGTGA
- a CDS encoding Nif3-like dinuclear metal center hexameric protein yields MAEVVAALDQRYPPAWAEGWDRVGLVVGDPSAPVRRVALVVDVVPETVAEALGYGADLIVAHHPLLLRGVSSVAATTYKGRIVHQLIKNDVALYVAHTNADVANPGVSDALARRLGLTDLRPLRPADPAGPAAGQGRGFGRVGRLPEPATLAEFAGYAARVLPPTAWGVRAAGDPGRTISTVAVSGGAGDSFRGDALRAGVDAFLTADLRHHPVSEYLAEQGPALLDAAHWATERPWLDDLAGHLRERLGVETLVSDLDTDPWTVQAASPVPPVLFPASPVDKEPSR; encoded by the coding sequence GTGGCCGAGGTCGTGGCGGCGCTGGACCAGCGTTATCCGCCGGCCTGGGCGGAGGGATGGGACCGGGTGGGACTGGTGGTCGGCGACCCGTCCGCACCGGTACGCCGGGTCGCCCTGGTGGTGGACGTGGTGCCGGAGACCGTCGCCGAGGCCCTCGGGTACGGCGCCGACCTGATCGTGGCGCACCACCCGCTGCTGCTGCGCGGCGTCTCCTCGGTGGCCGCGACGACGTACAAGGGCCGGATCGTGCACCAGTTGATCAAGAACGACGTGGCCCTGTACGTCGCGCACACGAACGCCGACGTCGCGAATCCGGGAGTCTCCGACGCGCTCGCCCGCAGGCTCGGGCTGACCGACCTGCGCCCGCTGCGTCCGGCCGACCCCGCCGGCCCGGCCGCCGGGCAGGGGCGGGGCTTCGGGCGGGTCGGCCGGCTGCCCGAGCCGGCGACGCTTGCCGAGTTCGCCGGGTACGCGGCCCGGGTGCTCCCGCCGACCGCCTGGGGCGTACGCGCCGCCGGTGACCCCGGGCGGACCATCTCGACCGTGGCGGTGAGCGGCGGGGCCGGCGACTCCTTCCGCGGCGACGCCCTGCGGGCCGGTGTCGACGCCTTCCTCACCGCAGACCTGCGGCACCACCCGGTGAGCGAATACCTGGCCGAGCAGGGGCCGGCGCTGCTGGACGCCGCGCACTGGGCCACCGAGCGGCCGTGGCTCGACGACCTCGCCGGGCACCTGCGCGAACGGCTGGGCGTCGAGACCCTGGTGTCCGACCTGGACACCGATCCGTGGACGGTGCAGGCGGCGTCCCCCGTACCACCCGTGCTGTTCCCCGCATCCCCCGTGGACAAGGAGCCCTCCCGATGA
- a CDS encoding flavoprotein gives MTGSDGSRVLYVLACGSPLTRHVGRLVGAAQRDGWDVCVVLTPDGTKFADVPALGRQTGHPVRSTYKDPGDPDVLPEPDAMIVSPATVNTINKWSAGIADTLVLGLLVEGLGKGLPIVAMPFTNAAMAAHPAFLTSLARLRDWDVTVLFGDHVVPLHPPGTGERYLDRFPWEMGVTALRSRFSVSGQLG, from the coding sequence GTGACGGGGTCGGACGGATCCCGCGTACTGTACGTGCTCGCCTGCGGCTCGCCGCTGACCCGGCACGTCGGACGGCTGGTGGGTGCTGCCCAGCGGGACGGCTGGGACGTGTGCGTGGTGTTGACGCCGGACGGGACGAAGTTCGCCGACGTACCGGCGCTGGGGCGGCAGACCGGTCATCCGGTGCGGTCGACGTACAAGGACCCCGGTGATCCCGACGTGCTGCCAGAGCCGGACGCGATGATCGTCTCCCCGGCGACGGTGAACACGATCAACAAGTGGTCCGCCGGGATAGCCGACACGCTGGTCCTCGGCCTGCTGGTCGAGGGGCTCGGCAAGGGGTTGCCGATCGTGGCGATGCCGTTCACGAACGCCGCGATGGCGGCCCATCCGGCCTTCCTGACCAGCCTGGCCCGGCTGCGCGACTGGGACGTCACGGTACTCTTCGGCGACCACGTCGTGCCGCTGCACCCGCCCGGCACCGGGGAGCGCTACCTGGACAGGTTCCCCTGGGAGATGGGGGTGACCGCGCTGCGGTCCAGGTTCTCGGTGAGCGGCCAGCTCGGCTGA
- a CDS encoding helix-turn-helix domain-containing protein, producing the protein MDELPIGRRVAYWRGRRKMSQQVFADRLGKSKSWVDKVERGVRRLDKFSVLYEIADVLQLDAQLLLGKAPERQPDGLTCIDEVEVDEIRSALERYDSMSSFFAAAPHPPSLAEMAKSVNHAWLTFQYARYGVLSRALPKLLRDAQALDSLTGGDDSGKAAHLLGQVYQIASSALRKLGEYELAWLAADRSMAVSQRADDPLLAGVATYRVGNALLALGRARPALEVNVSVANRLAPGGANDATPARLSVYGMLLLQGAMAAARMGDNNTVKDLVNEAQEAADRLGGDQNLYWTSFGPTNLELHRAAAAVELGEGGNAVQTHEQTIMRGDGFNALLPERRAHHMLDLARGFAQIGDLDRAGEALVDGDRLAPSEIRCRPIAHEVMSNVLRRTRGAPPAPIAELAEHMGVGV; encoded by the coding sequence GTGGACGAACTGCCGATCGGGCGACGCGTCGCCTACTGGCGCGGTCGCCGCAAGATGTCGCAGCAGGTGTTCGCCGATCGGCTCGGGAAGTCGAAGAGCTGGGTGGACAAGGTCGAGCGCGGCGTACGCCGGCTGGACAAGTTCTCCGTGCTGTACGAGATCGCCGACGTACTCCAGCTCGACGCCCAGCTTCTGCTCGGCAAGGCGCCGGAACGCCAGCCCGACGGGCTCACCTGCATCGACGAGGTGGAGGTGGACGAGATCCGCTCCGCCCTGGAGCGGTACGACTCGATGAGCTCGTTCTTCGCCGCCGCCCCGCACCCGCCCTCGCTCGCCGAGATGGCCAAGTCGGTGAACCACGCCTGGCTGACCTTCCAGTACGCCCGGTACGGCGTACTGAGCCGGGCGCTGCCCAAGCTGCTGCGGGACGCGCAGGCGCTGGACAGCCTCACCGGCGGCGACGACTCCGGCAAGGCGGCACACCTGCTCGGGCAGGTCTACCAGATCGCCTCGTCGGCGCTGCGCAAACTCGGCGAGTACGAGCTGGCCTGGCTCGCCGCCGACCGTTCGATGGCGGTCTCCCAGCGGGCCGACGACCCGCTGCTGGCCGGGGTGGCGACCTACCGGGTCGGCAACGCCCTGCTGGCGCTCGGCCGGGCCCGGCCGGCGCTGGAGGTGAACGTGAGCGTCGCGAACCGTCTCGCGCCGGGCGGCGCCAACGACGCCACACCGGCCCGGCTCTCGGTCTACGGGATGCTGCTGTTGCAGGGGGCGATGGCGGCCGCCCGGATGGGCGACAACAACACCGTCAAGGACCTGGTCAACGAGGCCCAGGAGGCGGCCGACCGGCTCGGCGGTGACCAGAACCTCTACTGGACCAGCTTCGGCCCGACCAACCTGGAGCTGCACCGGGCGGCGGCGGCGGTGGAACTCGGCGAGGGCGGGAACGCGGTGCAGACCCACGAGCAGACGATCATGCGCGGGGACGGTTTCAACGCGCTGCTGCCGGAACGGCGGGCGCACCACATGCTCGACCTGGCCCGCGGCTTCGCCCAGATCGGCGACCTGGACCGGGCGGGCGAGGCGCTCGTCGACGGTGACCGGCTCGCTCCGTCCGAGATCCGTTGCCGGCCGATCGCGCACGAGGTGATGTCGAACGTACTGCGTCGCACAAGGGGTGCGCCGCCGGCCCCGATTGCGGAGTTGGCTGAGCACATGGGAGTGGGAGTATGA
- a CDS encoding bifunctional DNA primase/polymerase yields the protein MRFVQLDRVRLRRIALRYAGHGWQVTPGACLARHRFVCGRAGCPTTGCHPALEQWEQHATADPARVATWWRLRPHSILLATGRAFDVLEAPACLGRFALEQARPRLFGTVSDEVHGPVAVTPGGRWMFLVRPGEPLRPELEQSLDVLRHGLASWIPAPPTRLPEGTVRWVVSPEETRWRLADPYAVQELLVDALDAVAPSLPEPLFPAHLPAPRQGR from the coding sequence GTGCGTTTCGTCCAGCTCGACCGGGTCCGGCTGCGCCGGATCGCGCTCCGTTACGCCGGGCACGGTTGGCAGGTCACCCCCGGCGCATGTCTGGCCCGGCACCGCTTCGTGTGCGGCCGGGCCGGCTGCCCGACCACCGGCTGTCATCCGGCGCTGGAGCAGTGGGAGCAGCATGCCACCGCCGACCCGGCCCGGGTCGCCACCTGGTGGCGGCTGCGGCCACACTCGATCCTGCTCGCCACCGGCCGCGCCTTCGACGTGCTGGAGGCACCCGCCTGCCTGGGCCGGTTCGCGCTGGAGCAGGCCCGACCCCGGCTGTTCGGCACCGTCTCCGACGAGGTCCACGGGCCGGTCGCGGTGACACCGGGCGGCCGGTGGATGTTCCTGGTACGCCCCGGCGAGCCGCTCCGGCCCGAGCTGGAGCAGAGTCTCGACGTGCTCCGGCACGGCCTCGCTTCGTGGATCCCGGCCCCGCCGACCCGGCTGCCGGAGGGGACGGTGCGCTGGGTGGTCTCGCCGGAGGAGACCCGCTGGCGCCTCGCCGACCCGTACGCCGTCCAGGAGCTTCTCGTCGACGCGCTGGACGCCGTCGCACCGTCGTTGCCCGAGCCGCTCTTCCCGGCGCACCTGCCCGCCCCGCGCCAGGGCCGCTGA
- a CDS encoding DUF3040 domain-containing protein — MLSKEDQRRFDEITHQLRMTDPGFVARLGDRGRLRRARLILVLTFVLWATVPALVVLGGWLAVAIAPAVLVAATLLMWQARRNR, encoded by the coding sequence ATGCTCAGCAAAGAGGATCAGCGCCGTTTCGACGAGATCACGCACCAGCTCCGGATGACCGACCCCGGGTTCGTCGCCCGGCTCGGCGACCGGGGCAGACTGCGCCGCGCTCGGCTGATACTCGTGTTGACCTTCGTACTCTGGGCCACCGTACCGGCCCTGGTCGTGCTCGGCGGCTGGTTGGCCGTCGCGATCGCCCCGGCGGTGCTGGTGGCGGCCACGTTACTGATGTGGCAGGCCCGGCGGAACCGCTGA
- a CDS encoding SWIM zinc finger family protein codes for MADFREYGRPRRVDGGLRARTARGAIGQSWWSRRFLDVLESFALGTRLTRGRSYARAGQVVSLDVAPGEVTAVVQGSRARPYQVSIRFRPLPERVWSRLETLLAAQALFSARLLAGDVPPELESVFAEAGAPLFPAGVDELTQRCDCPDFAVPCKHLAAAFYLLAEAFDADPFQLLHWRGRDRARLLARLRALRGTGPGDGEHDRLAGRVDADAVDADAVEADAVGPPSVGAGLALADLPGEALAGLLDRFWVAPVPLPDRPPTLATEPDLLLRQLGPPGAAIGGPGLTERLRRGYTRFGAGDPD; via the coding sequence ATGGCCGACTTCCGCGAGTACGGCCGGCCGCGCAGGGTCGACGGTGGACTGCGCGCCCGTACCGCCCGGGGGGCGATCGGGCAGTCCTGGTGGTCCCGCCGCTTCCTCGACGTACTGGAGTCGTTCGCGTTGGGCACCCGGCTCACCCGGGGCCGCTCGTACGCCCGGGCCGGGCAGGTCGTCTCGCTGGACGTGGCACCGGGCGAGGTGACCGCCGTGGTGCAGGGTTCCCGGGCGAGGCCGTACCAGGTGTCGATCCGGTTCCGGCCGCTGCCCGAACGGGTCTGGAGCCGGCTCGAAACCCTGCTCGCCGCGCAGGCGCTGTTCAGCGCGCGACTGCTGGCCGGTGACGTACCGCCGGAGCTGGAGTCGGTCTTCGCCGAGGCGGGTGCGCCGCTCTTCCCGGCCGGCGTCGACGAGTTGACCCAGCGCTGCGACTGCCCGGACTTCGCCGTGCCGTGCAAACATCTGGCCGCGGCCTTCTATCTGCTTGCCGAGGCGTTCGACGCGGACCCGTTCCAGCTGTTGCACTGGCGGGGGCGCGACCGTGCGCGGCTACTCGCCCGGCTGCGGGCGCTGCGCGGCACCGGCCCCGGCGACGGAGAGCACGACCGGTTGGCCGGACGCGTCGACGCCGATGCGGTCGACGCGGATGCGGTCGAGGCCGATGCGGTCGGCCCGCCGTCGGTCGGTGCCGGGCTGGCCCTCGCCGACCTGCCGGGCGAAGCGCTGGCCGGGCTGCTCGACCGGTTCTGGGTCGCCCCGGTGCCGCTGCCGGACCGGCCGCCCACCCTGGCGACGGAGCCGGACCTGCTGCTGCGCCAGCTCGGCCCGCCGGGCGCGGCGATCGGCGGGCCCGGCCTCACCGAGCGGCTGCGTCGTGGCTACACCCGGTTCGGTGCCGGCGACCCGGACTGA
- a CDS encoding DEAD/DEAH box helicase: MLVVHASWLAGGRLAVWGENSTLPVRPPRRPGRPPRHRPHPFAAGHAGLAGVLGELAAKATTGSVLLALPTRAGAPVDSAELVRTEPAEPGRASVGLAPWRVPVLEYDADHALPVLLACGPDEPLGAGGAPADRRRPAGRKPDGSASLPVRGASLRHLAGLAGFAVELVRRGRTLPGLATPDGAGSARAVWRPLLSGADARWARALAMALPPAARAALPDGDPGAGGSAAEIVADALDALTDAAARTALEGVRLIGAGRAGAADAAVRSWLRALTGRQREFTAAPEAVAVLDRELRTWQRDAAGSPVRACFRLVEPPAPIEIDLGAGELAELVESGGAERCWRLEFALQAADEPSLVVGADRIWAARGDLRALARHLAAPQETLLTELGRASRLWPELDDALRTAAPEALELDTEGAHRFLRDGAPVLHAAGFGVLLPSWWQRPGARLGARLQARARTAPTAPGTVAARSALGMEALVDYRWELALGDQPLSAAELRALATLKTPLVRLRGQWVELDAKRLAAGLRLLKAGGELTVADLLRLGLASPDDDPEALPVLGVSADGPLGDLLAGQAERHLTPRDAPESFRGTLRPYQRRGLAWLAFLQSLGLGGILADDMGLGKTIMMLALLAGDPAEAGPTLLVCPMSLVGNWQREAARFAPELRVHVHHGAERPRGAKFTAAVRDADLVLTTYSVAARDAAALAEVDWHRIVVDEAQAIKNAATRQAAAIRSLPARHRVAVTGTPVENRLADLWSIMEFANPGLLGAATAFKKRYAEPIERHGDDEAAARLRRITGPFVLRRVKTDRSIITDLPEKLEMEVLCNLTREQASLYQAVVDDMMAKIESSEGIERRGLVLATMTRLKQVCNHPAQVLRDGSGLPGRSGKLARLEEILDEVLAAGEKALVFTQYAEFGGMLRAHLGARFGREVLYLHGGVGKADRDAMVARFQDQAAGPALFVLSLKAGGTGLTLTAANHVVHVDRWWNPAVEDQATDRAFRIGQRRAVQVRKFVCAGTVEEKVAAMIAEKRGLAARIVGGGEQWLTELSTSELRQLFALERGAVVE, translated from the coding sequence GTGCTGGTCGTCCACGCGTCGTGGCTGGCCGGGGGCCGGCTCGCGGTGTGGGGTGAGAACTCCACGCTGCCGGTCCGGCCGCCGCGCCGGCCCGGCCGCCCGCCCCGGCACCGGCCGCACCCGTTCGCCGCCGGCCACGCCGGGCTGGCCGGTGTGCTCGGCGAACTCGCCGCAAAGGCGACCACCGGCAGCGTGCTGCTCGCCCTGCCGACCCGGGCCGGCGCACCCGTCGACTCGGCGGAACTGGTCCGGACCGAGCCGGCCGAGCCGGGCCGCGCTTCCGTCGGACTCGCCCCGTGGCGGGTGCCGGTGCTGGAGTACGACGCGGACCACGCGCTTCCGGTGCTGCTCGCCTGCGGCCCGGACGAGCCGCTGGGTGCCGGGGGAGCACCCGCCGACCGGCGGCGGCCGGCCGGCCGGAAACCCGACGGCTCGGCGAGCCTGCCGGTCCGGGGTGCGTCGTTGCGCCACCTCGCCGGGCTGGCCGGGTTCGCGGTCGAGCTGGTGCGCCGGGGCAGGACCCTGCCCGGCCTCGCCACACCGGACGGGGCCGGCTCGGCCCGCGCGGTGTGGCGCCCGCTGCTCAGCGGGGCCGACGCCCGCTGGGCCCGCGCGTTGGCCATGGCGCTGCCGCCCGCGGCCCGCGCCGCCCTGCCGGACGGCGATCCCGGCGCGGGTGGCTCGGCGGCGGAGATCGTCGCGGACGCCCTGGACGCGCTCACCGACGCCGCCGCCCGGACGGCCCTTGAGGGCGTACGGCTGATCGGGGCCGGTCGGGCCGGTGCCGCCGACGCCGCCGTCCGGAGCTGGCTGCGGGCGCTCACCGGGCGGCAGCGGGAGTTCACCGCCGCACCGGAGGCGGTGGCCGTCCTCGACCGGGAACTACGAACCTGGCAGCGGGACGCTGCCGGCAGCCCGGTACGGGCCTGTTTCCGGCTCGTCGAACCACCCGCCCCGATCGAGATCGACCTCGGGGCGGGGGAGCTGGCTGAGCTGGTCGAGTCGGGCGGGGCAGAGCGGTGCTGGCGGCTGGAGTTCGCGCTCCAGGCGGCCGACGAGCCGAGCCTGGTGGTCGGGGCGGACCGGATCTGGGCCGCCCGGGGCGACCTGCGGGCGCTGGCCCGGCACCTGGCCGCCCCGCAGGAGACCCTGCTGACCGAGCTGGGCCGGGCGAGCCGGCTCTGGCCGGAACTGGACGACGCGCTCCGGACGGCTGCTCCGGAGGCGCTGGAGCTGGACACCGAGGGAGCACACCGGTTCCTCCGGGACGGGGCGCCGGTGCTGCACGCCGCCGGGTTCGGCGTGCTGCTGCCGTCCTGGTGGCAGCGGCCCGGCGCCCGGCTCGGTGCCCGGTTGCAGGCCCGGGCGCGTACCGCGCCGACCGCGCCGGGGACGGTCGCCGCGCGCAGCGCACTCGGGATGGAGGCGCTCGTCGACTACCGGTGGGAGCTGGCTCTCGGCGACCAGCCGCTCTCGGCCGCCGAGCTGCGGGCGCTGGCCACGCTCAAGACACCGCTGGTCCGGCTGCGCGGCCAGTGGGTCGAGCTGGACGCGAAACGGCTCGCCGCCGGGCTCCGGCTGCTCAAGGCCGGTGGCGAGCTGACCGTTGCCGACCTGCTCCGGCTGGGACTGGCCAGCCCGGACGACGATCCGGAGGCGTTGCCGGTGCTCGGGGTCAGCGCCGACGGCCCGCTCGGGGACCTGCTCGCCGGCCAGGCGGAGCGGCACCTGACACCCCGGGACGCGCCGGAGAGCTTCCGGGGGACGCTACGGCCGTACCAGCGGCGTGGGCTGGCCTGGCTGGCCTTCCTCCAGTCGCTCGGGCTCGGCGGCATCCTCGCCGACGACATGGGGCTGGGCAAGACCATCATGATGTTGGCGCTGCTCGCCGGTGACCCGGCCGAGGCCGGCCCGACCCTGCTGGTCTGCCCGATGTCGCTGGTCGGCAACTGGCAGCGCGAGGCGGCCCGGTTCGCGCCCGAGCTGCGGGTACACGTACACCACGGTGCGGAACGGCCGCGCGGGGCGAAGTTCACCGCGGCGGTCCGGGACGCGGACCTGGTGCTCACCACCTACTCGGTGGCGGCCCGGGACGCCGCCGCGCTGGCCGAGGTCGACTGGCACCGGATCGTGGTGGACGAGGCCCAGGCGATCAAGAACGCCGCGACCCGGCAGGCCGCCGCGATCCGCTCGCTGCCCGCCCGGCACCGGGTGGCGGTCACCGGTACGCCGGTGGAGAACCGGCTCGCCGACCTCTGGTCCATCATGGAGTTCGCCAATCCCGGCCTGCTCGGCGCCGCGACCGCCTTCAAGAAGCGGTACGCCGAACCGATCGAGCGGCACGGCGACGACGAGGCGGCGGCCCGGTTGCGCCGGATCACCGGCCCGTTCGTGCTCCGCCGGGTCAAGACGGACCGCTCGATCATCACCGACCTGCCCGAGAAGCTGGAGATGGAGGTCCTCTGCAACCTCACCCGGGAGCAGGCGTCGCTCTACCAGGCGGTGGTGGACGACATGATGGCAAAGATCGAGTCCTCCGAGGGCATCGAGCGGCGCGGGCTGGTGCTGGCCACCATGACCCGGCTCAAGCAGGTCTGCAACCACCCCGCCCAGGTGCTCCGGGACGGCTCGGGGCTGCCCGGCCGCTCCGGCAAGCTGGCCCGGCTGGAGGAGATCCTCGACGAGGTACTGGCGGCCGGCGAGAAGGCACTGGTCTTCACCCAGTACGCCGAGTTCGGCGGGATGCTCCGGGCCCACCTCGGCGCCCGGTTCGGTCGCGAGGTGCTCTATCTGCACGGCGGCGTCGGCAAGGCGGACCGGGACGCGATGGTCGCCCGGTTCCAGGACCAGGCCGCCGGCCCCGCTCTCTTCGTCCTCTCCCTCAAGGCCGGCGGCACCGGGCTGACCCTGACCGCCGCCAACCACGTCGTACACGTCGACCGCTGGTGGAATCCGGCCGTCGAGGACCAGGCCACCGACCGGGCGTTCCGGATCGGCCAGCGCCGCGCGGTGCAGGTACGCAAGTTCGTCTGCGCCGGCACCGTGGAGGAGAAGGTGGCGGCGATGATCGCCGAGAAGCGCGGACTGGCCGCCCGGATCGTCGGCGGCGGCGAGCAGTGGCTCACCGAACTCTCCACCTCGGAACTGCGCCAGCTGTTCGCCCTCGAGCGCGGGGCGGTGGTGGAGTGA
- a CDS encoding zinc ribbon domain-containing protein: MDFPIVKRATPGRYLLRGLLSCGPCDELLIPSFSSSGRRYYGCPRRQCPRPWIPAEQAEQAVWAHVTATYGDAARDVPQDRRPALLAALLARVSVGVRVADLHYQWR, translated from the coding sequence ATGGACTTCCCCATCGTGAAGCGGGCGACGCCCGGACGCTACCTGCTGCGCGGACTGCTCTCCTGCGGGCCCTGCGACGAGTTGCTGATCCCGTCCTTCTCGTCGAGCGGGCGCCGCTACTACGGCTGCCCCCGCCGGCAGTGCCCCCGGCCGTGGATTCCGGCGGAGCAGGCCGAGCAGGCCGTCTGGGCGCACGTCACGGCGACGTACGGGGACGCGGCCCGGGATGTGCCGCAGGACCGGCGACCGGCGCTGCTGGCCGCCCTGCTCGCCCGGGTCAGCGTCGGGGTGCGGGTCGCCGACCTGCACTACCAGTGGCGGTGA